The Moorella glycerini genomic interval TTTGGTTGGAATTGCGGGACTTATGGCCACAGGCACTGGTTGATATGGGTGGTTTCCCGGAATGGCATCCTGGCATTCATCTCATGCGCGTATTGGAGCGGTTCCTATATGCTCGCGCCAGTAGAATTATTATTCTCGCTCAAGGCTCGCTGAAATACCTGACGGCAAAAGGCGTACCTGCGGAGAAGGTTATTTTCCTACCCAATGGTGTACGGCTGGCGGATTTCCCTGATGCCATAACAAAAATGGCTAATCAAAAAGCACGGGAAGAAGCCCGGAAACAGTTTGACATGAAAGGATTTACGATAGTTTATACCGGAGCTCACGGTCCGGCCAATGCCCTTGATACCATCCTGGATACGGCCAGGGTTTTACGGGAAAACAGGCCGTCGAGTACTACCGGCCAGGATGTAAAATTTCTTCTGGTAGGGGATGGGCCGGCGAAGGTGGGGCTTATAGAAAAAGCCCGGGCCCTGGAACTCGAAAATGTGCGGTTTTTAGCGCCCGTTCCTAAAACCCAAATACCTGCGCTACTCATGGCTGCCGATGCAACAGTTATTACTCTGAAGGACGTGGCCGCCTTCCAATATGCGGTCAGTCCGAATAAACTTTTTGACTACCTGGCCGCCGGGAAACCAGTGCTTGCGGCTGTGCCGGGGGACATGGCCGCGATGGTGGCCGATGCTGGAGCGGGCATAGCCGTACCGCCGGAAAATCCTGAGGCCCTGGCCAAGGCGGTATTGAAGCTCGCGGCTCTCCCGGAAAAGGAGCTGATAGCCATGGGGCAGCGCGGCCGCAGGTTGGTAGAGGAGCATTTCTGCCGGGAAAAGCTGGCTATGGAGCTGGCCGCTATACTTGAAGAAACCCTATGAGATGGCTCTATAAATGGCGGCTTTTTTGGGATGCGGCTGTGAACAAGAGTTTTATGTTTTCATTAGGGGGAACTAACATCCATGAAAACTATCTGCGTTATAGGGCTGGGTTATATTGGCCTTCCTACGGCCAGCATACTCGCCACCCATGGCTTTAACGTTGTGGGTGTAGATGTAAACCCCAAAGTTGTTGATACCATAAATAAAGGTAGTGTCCATATTCAGGAGCCGGGGCTGAAGACGCTGGTCAAGGCAGCAGTGCAGTCCGGCAACCTTCATGCCGTAGAACGGCCCCAGGCGGCGGATGTCTACATTATCGCCGTTCCTACTCCGATCACGGAGGATAAGAAGGCCGACCTCAGTTTTGTTCGCACCGCTGCGGAGAGCATAACTCCGCTCTTGCGCAAGGGGAACCTGGTGATTCTTGAGTCTACATCTCCACCGGGGACCTGCGTGGAGCTACTCAAGCCCATTCTTGAATCGACAGGACTGCGGGCAGGGGAAGATTTCTACCTGGCTCATTGTCCTGAGCGGGTGCTACCTGGCCGTACGGTAAAAGAGCTTATCGAAAATGAGCGCATTATAGGAGGAATCAACCGGGCCTCTGCTGAAAAGGCAGCCCAGATTTACCGCGTCTTCGTTGAGGGAGGCATTCATCTCACCGACTGCACCACCGCTGAAACAGTTAAGTTGATGGAGAATACGTATAGGGACGTCAATATCGCCCTGGCCAACGAGTTGGCAATAGTTTGCGAGAAACTGGGCATCGACGCCTGGGAGGTTATCCGCCTAAGCAACCTGCACCCGCGAGTAAATATTCATCTGCCGGGGCCTGGTGTCGGGGGGCATTGCCTGGCGGTGGATCCATGGTTTATAGTCGAAAGATTTCCCGCGGAGGCCAGGCTTATTGCCCTTGGTCGCCGTACGAATGATAGTATGCCCGACCATGTGGTACGAAGATTAAAGGAAATCCTGGCATCTACCAAAACAAACCCATTTCACCCCTCCCGGGCAGGTTTAGCAGATCCAAGTAGACCAGCCGGTGAGGTTGAAGTAGCCTGTGGAAACAGCAGGACGGCGGCGGAGATAGCGGTAACGGCAGATGCAGACGGCTTTAAGGGTGACACTCCCACTCACTCAGATCAGGGTCCGTGGAAAATCGCCGTTCTCGGGGTGAGCTATAAAGGGAATATCGATGATGCACGAGAGACGCCAGCCTTACGAGTACTCCAGCTGCTGGAGAAGGAGGGTATTAGCTTCAGCGTTTATGACCCGCACGTCCGGGATTTTCCATACGAACTTTCCACGTTGAAGGAAACCGTTGCCGGGGCCGATTGTCTGCTGTTACTGGCAGACCATGACGAGTTTAAGTTTCTCCACCCTTTGGAAATTGGTAAACTTATGCGCCGCCCCGTCGTGTTCGATACACGGAATATGATCAATACCGACCTGTGGCGCGAATACGGTTTTGCAGTGTACTGCCTCGGCCGCGGTGTGGGTAAAGGATAATGTGGGCACGGGCCTGGGTACGGACGTAAACCAACTGGAGAGGAGCCTGCGGCAGGCCCTGGCGGAGGTACTGCGCGGGCAGGGCCGGGTTGCAGAGCTGCCGGCGGCCACCTACGGCCCGCCGCGGCCGGGGGACCTGCGTTCCAGCCTTTTAGATGCCGGGAAGATAGCCCGAGAACTGGGCTGGCGCCCGCAGGTGACCCTGGCGGAGGGCCTCAGGCGCACTGCTGCCTGGTTGTTTGCCGGCCGTATCGAGGACAAGGTATGAGAATGAAAAAGGTGGTATCAATGAAGTATTATGAGATACAAGATCCCATATTCGGCTTTATAACATCAATGAGGTGTATAAAGTGAAATTAAATATCCCCTGGCATCAATATGCTTTGATAGTGCTCCTGACGGAAAAAATGCAGGAAAACAGACAGCGGTTCGGCAAAACCGCTTTGCAAAAGTTAATTTACCTGCTGCAAACAGTATTTAAAGTGCCAGTTGGATATCAGTATAGCCTGTATATCCACGGTCCTTTTTGTAGCGAACTAATGGATGACCTGGACTATGTAAGCTGCATAGGGGGCGTGGCGGTAACAATGGATCAGGGCTCCAACGGTTACAGCATTTCACCGTCTCATAATGCCGCGCTGATTAAAAACAAGGCTCAGGACTTCCTGACTACTTATCAGCCGCAGATAAAAAAACTATTGGCTGAATTCGGTTCTAGGCGAGTCAGGGATCTGGAGCTGCGCTCTACCATTATTTTTGTTGACCGCGATGCCGTAACTAGCGACAGGGAAATAAAAAGGAAAGATTTTATCCAGGAGATAAAGAGCATCAAGCCGCACTTTTCCTATGAAGAAATTAAGGAAGCCATGGTAGAGCTTGAAAGCCGCGGCTACATTGAGCGGCGTAAGTAGGTGGATCCCTATGGCGAGGCCGGGGTGGTGGCCATCTTTTTGCAGATTAACGGCGATGGTATAGGATTTGAAAATACAGGAGAACCGGGGACCAAAATATGCGTTCATTATTGATTAAACGCCTCATTGATTTTATAGGGGCTTTCATGGGGCTGGTAGTTTTGTCGCCCCTTATTATACTTATTGCCCTGCTGGTGCGGATGAATATGGGCGCCCCGGTGTTGTTCCGCCAGGTGCGGCCCGGCCTGCACGGCCGGCCCTTTATTCTCTATAAGTTTCGGACTATGCGGGACCTACGGGACGCTGAGGGCCGTTTACTTCCCGATGAAATGCGGCTGACCAGATTAGGCCGTATCTTGCGCTCCACCAGCCTTGATGAACTGCCGGAGCTATTTAATGTTCTAAAAGGGGAAATGAGCCTGGTAGGGCCGCGGCCGTTATTAATGGAATACCTGGACCGCTATACCCCGGAACAGGCGCGGCGGCACGAAGCGAAGCCGGGGATTACCGGCTGGGCTCAGGTGAACGGTAGAAATGCCATTACCTGGGAGGAGAAGTTCAAACTGGATGTCTGGTACGTGGATAACTGGAGCCTGGGATTGGACCTCAAGATCTTGGGGTTAACTCTTATAAAAGTGTTGAAGCGTGAAGGCATCAGCGCCGGCGGTCACGCCACCATGCCTGAGTTCCGAGGTTCGCAGGGGCCAGGGCAGATGTGGGGCTGAAAAGGCTGTTTTTGAAGCTATTCATGCGGGCTGGAGGAATACCTTGACATGAACATACTTTTGACCTCTGCTGGTAGGCGTGTTTCCCTTCTCAGGGCTTTTCGGCGTGCTGTAGAAAATTTAAAAGGCAGTAAAATAATGGCGGCAGATTGTGATCCCACAGCTCCTACCTTAATTGAAGCTGACGAATCATTTATTTTGCCCCGCGTCTCATCTGACAGGTATATAGAAGAATTAATTAATATCTGCGAACAAAAAAAGATCGATTTAGTTATACCTTTAATTGATCCGGAGTTGCCTTTGCTGGCCGGCAGTAAAGATATTTTTTATAAAATTGGGTGCACTGTAGCCATTTCTGCTCCAGAAACAGTTAATATTGGAAATGATAAATTGGCCACATGGAACTTTTTTGCTTCTAATAATATTCCTGCTGCCCAAACTTTTACAAAGGACGAAGCGCAAGAAAAGTTAATAAGACATGATCTTAGCTTTCCGGTTATTATAAAACCTCGTTGTGGCTCGAGCAGTCAGGGAATAATAAAATGTGATACTAGAGATCAATTATTTTTCTATATTTCAAAGGAAAAGGATATTATCATTCAAGAATTGCTTCTTGGCCCGGAAGTAACTCTTGATATTATGGGTGACGGACAGGGAGGACTCTTATCATTAGTTCCACGAAAACGTTTAAAAATACGGGGCGGAGAAGTGGAAAGGGGTATTACGGTTGATGACGGGCTATTTTATAATTATGTGGTAAAAATAGTTCAGATATTGAAGCCATTTGGGGCAATAAACATTCAATGCTTTATTACCGGAAGAGGTCCTGTCTTTACGGAAATAAACCCGCGTTTTGGTGGCGGTTATCCTCTGGCTGATGCAGCAGGAGCCCGGTTTCCTGAAATGCTTATAGCTTTGGCAAGGGGTGAAAAAGTAAAGCCCAGGATTGGACAGTATCAGAGAGGTTTATTAATGAGTCGTTTTGACGAAGCCTTTTTTATTTCTCTAGAAAATGATCCTTTGGGATATTCTTTAATGAAGCTATAGACGGGTGTAAAAAATGAGTGAGTTAAAAGTTTTTATCTTTGATTTGGACGATACTTTATATCCGGAGATAGAATATTTATGGAGCGGTTTTAGAGCAGTAAGCCGGATGCTTGCGGATACCGAAGAGATGCAGGACAGGCTTTTTAATGATATGCAGGAGCTTTTTAAAGATGATAGAAAAAAGGTTTTTGATCGGTTTATTGAAGGATTATTATTACACCCGGAAAAATATACAGAGGATCTTATCCAAAAGATTTCGCGAATGGCACCAAGGGATATGATAAATGAAATGATATTATGTTATCGCCTGCATGACCCTCAAATTTCTTTATACGACGAAGTACCTTGTATTTTAGAACTATTAAAAGCTATGAGCATGCGTTTAGGCCTTATAACTGATGGCTTCTGGGAAGCACAGGAACGGAAGGTAAAAAGCCTGGGGTTAGAAAAATGGATGGAGTTAATTTTATATACTGATAAGCTAGGACCTGATCGTAAATATTGGAAACCTTCACCATGTGCTTTTAGTAAAGCATTGGATTATTTTGGAGTAGAAGCCGGTAGTGTATGCTATATTGGTGACAACCCGGCAAAGGATTTTATTGGACCTTCCAGCCTGGGTATTAAAACTGCCTGGATCAGGCGTCCTGAAGGTCTTTATAAAGAAATGATACCTGAGGAAGGTTTAATTAATGTTAATTATAAAATAGATACTTTATATGATTTGCTTTCGCTTGTTTAGACTATAGCTGGAGGGGCAGTAAAATGCAAATCCCCCTTTCCCGCCCGGATATCACCGAAAAGGAGATAAATCTGGTCAACGAGGTTCTCCGCTCGCCCTTCCTGGCCCTGGGGCCAAAGATGGTGGAGTTTGAAGAGGCTGTGGCAAACTATGTGGGACGCAGGTATGGTATCGCGGTAAACAGCGGCACCAGCGGGTTGCACCTGCTGATCAAGGCCTATGGCATCGGTGAGGGCGATGAGGTTATTACCACGCCCTTCAGTTTTATCGCCTCCAGCAACTGTATCCTTTATGAGCAGGCCAGGCCGGTCTTTGTCGATATTGAGCCGGAAACCGGAAATATAGATCCGAATCTTATTGAAGAGGCCATTACTTCCCGGACAAAAGCCATTTTACCGGTTGACGCCTTCGGCCAGCCGGCCCGGCTGGATGTCATCCGGGACATTGCCCGTCGCCACGGCCTGGTGGTCATCGAAGACGCCTGCGAAGCCCTGGGCTCAGAGTATAAGGGCGTAAAAACGGGGAGCGGCAGCTTTGCCGACGGTGCTGTTTTTGCTTTCTACCCCAATAAGCAGATTACCACCGGCGAGGGCGGTATGATTGTCACCGATGATGAGCGGGTGGCCGGACTGTGCCGCAGCCTGCGCAACCAGGGGCGGGGTGAAGGGGGCGTCTGGTTAAACCACGAGCGCCTGGGCTACAACTACCGCCTGGACGAGCTTTCGGCGGCCTTAGGATTAGCGCAGATGGGCAGGATTGAGGAGATTATCACGAAAAGGCAGCAGGTGGCGGAGCTTTATAACCAGAGGCTGGTGCAAATTCCCGGCATCCGTTTGCCTTACATAGCGCCGGAAGTAACCCGCATGAGCTGGTTCGTCTATGTAATCCGGGTCGGCATGGATGAGGCGGCGCCGGCCAAACAGGCGGCGGTGCGCGACCATGTTATGCAACGCCTGCAGGCAGCAGGCATCGGCTGCCGTCCCTATTTTACTCCCATCCACCTGCAACCTTTCTACCGCGCCTTCGGGTATAAGGAAGGAGATTTCCCGGTTACCGAAGCGGCCGGGCGGACGAGTATTGCCATTCCTTTTTACAATAATTTGACGGCGGCAGAAATTGATTATGTCGTGGAGACCCTGGAGAAGGCACTGGAGGAATATTAGAAAACCGGAGGAAAGAGGCCATGAATAGAATTACCCGCACCCTGGCCTTGATAACCGTTGACGCTGTAGCAGTCAATGCGGCTTTGTTTTTAGCTTTATGGCTGCGTTTTGACGGTGTTATTAAACCTGTGTACATAAACGGCGCCTTGCGGCTGGTGCCCCTGGCCACCTTATTTTATATAGCTTCCTTTTACTCCTTCCGCCTCTATAACCGCCTCTGGCAGTATGCCAGCATTAACGAGCTGCTGGCCATCGTTACAGCCACCCTGGTGGGAACTATGGCCAGCGTCTCCCTGGCTTATTTCCGCATGGTCGGCGGTACTTTTCCCCTGCCGCGCAGCATTTTTGCATTATGGACCATCCTGATTATTGCCCTGGTGGGCCTTTCCCGCCTTTCCTGGCGCCTTTTCCGCGAATACCGCTTCCCAATGGTGCGTAATGGTGGGCGGGCCGTCCTGATCGTCGGCGCCGGGGATGCCGGGGCTATGGTGGCCCGTGAATTCCGCAGTCGCAGTAACGGTTACGGCAGTGAGGCGCACCCCGTCGGCTTTGTCGATGACGATCCCAATAAGCAGGGCCGCACCCTGTACGGCCTGCCGGTCCTGGGCACCAGGGATGATATACCCCGGCTGGTGGAGGACTTTGGTATTGAAGAAATCGTTATCGCCATGCCTTCGGTGCGGGGCAAGATTATTCGTGAGATTGTTGAAATCTGTCATGGTACCGGTGCTGAATTGCGCATTTTACCTGGTATTTATGATTTGTTGGACGGCTCAGTTAAGGTTGACCCTATACGCGAGATAAGGATTGAAGACATCCTGGGCCGGGAGCCGGTCCAGGTCGACCTGGCGGCCATGGCCGGTTACCTGGCAGGGGAAGTGGTCCTGGTGACCGGCGCCGGCGGTTCCATCGGGTCGGAGCTCTGCCGCCAGGTGGCCGGCTTCGGCCCCGGACTGTTAATTTTGCTGGGCCACGGCGAGAACAGTATTTATGAAATCCACCAGGAATTAAGCCGCAGTTTCCCGGATATTGAGCTCGTCCAGGCTGTAGTGGATGTGAAGGACGAGGCCGCCGTTGACCAGCTTTTCCGGAAGTATAAGCCGGCGGTGGTTTTCCATGCTGCCGCCCACAAGCACGTGCCGCTGATGGAAATGAACCCCGCCGAGGCTATTAAGAATAACGTCCTGGGAACGCGGGTGGTGGCCCGGGCGGCCGATAAGCATCGCAGCAAGGTTTTCGTCCTGATTTCCACGGATAAAGCCGTCAATCCTACCAGCATCATGGGGGCGTCCAAGCGGGTGGCGGAGATGGTGGTCCAGGAAATGGCCCGGCGGAGCAAGACCCGTTTCGCGGCCGTGCGTTTCGGTAACGTCCTGGGCAGCCGGGGCAGCGTGGTACCTTTATTCCAGCGCCAGATTGCCGCTGGCGGCCCGGTGACGGTGACCCACCCTGAAATGACCCGCTACTTTATGACCATCCCCGAGGCAGTGCAGCTGGTCATCCAGGCCGGCGCCCTGGTCCGGGGCGGGGAGATCTTTGTCCTCGACATGGGCGAGCCGGTGAAAATATTAGACCTGGCGCGGAGCATGATTATCCTGTCTGGTTACGAACCGGGAAGGGATATTGAAATCGTCTTTACCGGCGTCCGGCCGGGGGAGAAGCTCTATGAAGAGATCCTGACGGCCGGGGAGGGAGTTAATGCTACTTCCCATGAGCGGATCTTTATTGCCCGGCCGGAGGAATTCGACGTCGCCAGGCTGGAGCGTTTCCTGTGGCTGGTTTCCCAGCCCAGCTGGCGGGCCGACATGGCCGGGGTGGAAGAACTGCTGCGCCTGGTCCTGCCTGGCTTCCGGGTAGATAAGGGGCAGGAACTGGTGCAGCTGGGGGAGGTGGTTAGCTTTGGCAAAGAAGTTATACGAGGACATGCTCTTTAAAATGATTACAGAGAAAAGCAGGGAACGTTTGCTTGAGTTCCTGGCAGCCCTGCCTCCAGAAACAGACAGGAACTTTGAACTATATCTCACCAAAATGGCCCAGAAAATACCTGATATTAATGGCCTGCTAACGGAAGTCCTCGAAAAGCCTCCGGTAACGGGAGAGGAAAAAGCAGACCTGATAGCCTTCGCCTGCTTCTTTGCTTTGAATATCTATTACCGTCATAAGAGAGATATAACAAAAGTCCATGATATTATAGAGAAATATAGGCACCGCTTCAGTCATCATCCCATGTTTCCCCACGTTTTATCCCTTTATTATAGAAGCACTGGCAGTAGCAAAGACCTAAAAACAGCGTTAGACTATGCTCAGCAGGCTGCTCAACTGATGCCCGGAAATCCAGGTGTCCAGCACAGCTTGGCCGAAGCCTTAATTAATTTGATGGATGAAGGGGAAATCGAAAAATCGGAAGCCAATTTAAACAGGGCCGAGGAAGCCATTAACAAAGCCATTATGCTGGAGGCAACCTATCCTAAATTTTATAGTACCAGGGGGAGATTGTTGGCTCTTAAAGGGATGTTCAAGGAAGCCCGGGAAGCAGTAGAGCAGGCGATAGATATGGAAGACTCCACAGCCCATGATTACCCCATTCGCTACAGCGGGTATCAAGATATTTTAGGGAAAATAAGGCAAATGGAGTTTTCCCGGCAGGTTGACAAGAAGCTGGCTGAAGCGGAAGGAAAAATTAATAAAGCAAGGCAGGAAACAGAGGAGCAGCTTAAACAATTCCGGGTGCAGAATTTGGAGTTTTTGGGCTTGTTTGCAGCCATTATTTCCTTTACAGTGGGCAGTATTCAATTTGTTTCCAGGTTGACCTTTGAGCAAGGAGTGATTTTGCTATTAATTTTTACCGGCAGTTTATTATACATTTATAGTGGGTTAAGCATAGTATTACACGGCAGAGCATATCTGTCTAGGACTATAATAGTACTGGCCCTGGCCCTCATTTTGTTTTTTGTTTCTTTGGCCTTCAAAGGAGTTCTGGTTAAATAATGAAAGTCATACGTTTAGAAGCGATTTCTTTAGCCGGGAGCGACATAAATGAAGACCTGTACGGTTATGACGCTCAAGCTTTCTGGGTAATGGATGGCGCCACAGCTTTAGTTACACCGTATACCGGAGATGCTGCCGCGGAAGTTTGCTGGTTGATAAATAAGGTGGAGGGAGTTATAAGGAGCGGGATTAAGGAACGAAACGCCGCTTTGCCAGAAATAATGAGGATGGCTGCCTTGGCGGTAAGGCGGGAGTTGGCTGGCAATGAAAATCGGCAGCCCTGGGAATTTCCTAGTTGCAGTATAGCGCTGGTAAGGGTAAACAAGGATTTTCTTGAATATTTCTTGCTCGGCGATGTGACCCTGGCTTTTAAATCCGGTGAAGAATTGAGGGTCATCAGCGATGATGCCATAAGAAGACTTGATGCAAAGGCGATAAAAGAAAAATTGCGTTTCCAGGCGGAAGGATTGACTTCTGCCGCCGCCAGGCAGGCCATACTCCCGATTTTGCGCCGGCACCGGTCCTTGATGAACACACCTGGCGGGTACTGGATTTTCAATGGCAGCCCCGAAGCGATTAAGAATGCCCTGACAGGAACGGTTAATTTGGAAAACAGCAGTGAGTTTATTTTAGCAACAGACGGTTTCTCCAGGCTGGTTGACACTTTTCATGTTTATCCCACCTGGGGCTTTTTGTTTCAGGACCTGAAAAAAAGCTCCCTCACTGAATTAGCCGAACGGCTCCGGCAGCTAGAACAAGACGACCTGGAATGCCTGCAGTACCCCCGCTTTAGCCCCCACGATGATGCTACGGCTTTATATGTAGAGTTGGGGGATGAAGCCGATAGGCGTACCTTATAATGGACCCAGAAAATAAAATACACATGCCGGCAGCTTTTCGCTTCTAACTAGTTTTTCAGTTCATCAAGCCCGAAAAGGAAGGGGGAAAACGTCGAACAGTTGCTTCCGGTTTCCCGTCAACATCGCCTTTTAGCAAGCAGTCGACGACAGTTTCCTCGTGGGCATTCAGTCCACAACAGATTTCCAGAATGGCTTATATTTAATTCACCCCGCTACTTTAAATTTCAGAATGATTGCCCACTTGATCTTTTTCATTATGGGTTGTGTCAAGCAGACATGAGTGGTTAGGAAGAAAAGGGGGGTAAGGGTGTTGTTAAATCCTGTTTTAGTTAATGCGGAAAGTTTCCAAGAAGCATGGCTTAAAGGTTCCAGGCTAATCGTTCAGAATAAATGGGAGTTATGGAATCTGATAGTACATATTACAAATCCCAACAACTTCGATACTATTTTTCACAGATCTGTTTCAAGATTTGCCTTTACCCATAACCTTTTAGATCCCAAAGCAGTGGCCTATACAATTTTTCCTTACAAACTCTACAGGCGGTATAGAACGGCAAGTAATTTATTTCATGTTTATAATAAACCCCATGGTTTTTATGAACGCAAATATGGTAGTAGTAAATATTGGGGCAATTACTTTAGACGAATGACATATTATGAAGGTACTAATGGGGTTATAAATCAACTTGAGAATATAATAAATGCTATTAACAATTCACGTAGAATCCATAAAGCAGCATATACAATCGTAATTCAAAAACCGGGTGGGGAAACTGTTAAACCTTTAGGTGGACCATGCCTTAATTATATTGCGATACAACAAGAACCTTCAACACCAAAAAGATTAAGTTTACTATGTGTTTATCGAAACCATGATTTTCTTGAACGAACTTATGGAAATTATTGGGGTTTATGCGAACTTCTCAAATTCCTAGCAGCAGAAATAGAAGCAATTCCTACAGGAATAACATGTATATCATCTCACGCTTTTATTGCTTCTCATAAGCGAGACTTTAAAAGATTGGTGGACAGTTTATGATGGCTTTACCTAATCTCCTCAAGGAAATAAAAATCGAGGTAACTCATAAATGTCCGTTAGCTTGTATTCATTGTTCAAGCGACTCTAGCCCATCATGTAATCGTGAAATGGATTTAAATTCATGCCTCAATATAGTACAAGAAGCAAATGATATGGGAGTAAAAAAAATAGTGTTTTCCGGTGGCGAACCATTAATTTGGGAGGGGTTGGAAAAAGTAGTACAAAAAGCATCTCAACATACAAACAAGATAATAGTTTATACATCAGGTAATATCAAAGATAGTTCTACAAAGCTTTATACTCTTAAATTATGTGGTGTTAGTAAGGTTGTGTTTAGTGTTTTTGGTGCAAATTCATATACACATGAAGGAATTACTCGTATAAATGGAAGTTTTAATGCAACGATGAAAGCAGTTTCAGCCGCAGTTAATTTAGGGTATCAGACAGAATTCCATTTTGTTCCGTTAAAGATTAATTACAAAAATCTTTCTGAAATAGCTAGGCTAGCGAGGCAAATGGGTGTTTCCCGTATAAGCCTCCTTAGGTTTGTCCCGCAAGGGCGAGGTTATATTTTAAGAAAATATGCCTTGAATCGTATACAGAACATCGAACTTAAGCAGATGATAGTTAATCTTAGAAAAATGGGATTTGACATTAGGACAGGATCACCCTTTAATTTCCTTTTAATTAATGACCAGCCTTCATGTATGGCGGCAAAGGATAGGTTAATAGTAGGGCCTGATTTGCGTATATACCCGTGTGATGCTTTTAAACAGATTAAAGCAGAAGAACTAGTTGGTACTTTACATTTTTCAACGTTAACTAGATACTCTTTAAAAGAGTGTTGGGAGAACTCCCCATTTCTTAAGGCTGTTAGAGATTACTTAAACAAAGGTTTTGCTGAGCCTTGCTGTCATTTAGCACATTAAATTAACCACCGTTTTTCAAATTAAAGTAACTCACGCCGCCGGCACAAACTGCAAGATTATCAAATTACAGCACCCCAAATTCTCAGGAATTGCACATTAGCACAATAAAATCCCCAAAGAAAAAAGCCGCTCAACGCGGCCTAAAAAGAAGGGGCCTTGAACCGTTCCGCCAATTTTTTATCAAGGGCAGCCAGGCGTTTTCTCTGGAAATCAAATCCTTGTTCCAGTTGCAACTGGCAAATAAAGCTGTAATAATGGGGTTCCTCGCGGGCGGTATAGAAAGACTCCAGGTATTTTAGCAATTCAGCGTAAAGGTCGCGGGCGAAATCCAATACCGGGCGTTCCAATTCCTCACCGTAGGAACCAGAAGTATTCGCCCAGAGGACGAAAGCCAGGATCTCCAGGAGACTTTCCACGTCTCTGGGGGAAGCAAGCTTAAGCATAGCCACCACCCTTAGAGGCCAATTTCGGCAGCTGCCTGGCGGACCACATCAGCACTAATCAGCTGGGCTTTAAGCTGGGCGCCCCAGAGGAGGGAAGTCAGGGCCAGGTTGTTCACCAGGCGCGGCCAGCCGCGGGAGCGAGAAGCGATGGCCTCGACGGCAGGCGGCTCAAATAAAGGCCTGGTAGCCCCCACCAGGGATAAATGGTGCTCCAGGTAGGCGCCCACCTCCTCACGGTTTAAAGGTTCCACCTGGAAGCGAACCACCAGGCGTTGGGCCAGAGACTGGGTCTGGTTCAACTCCAAGCGGCTCAACAAAAAAGGCAAGCCGGCCAGGACCAGGATAAAAGGATTAAAGGCGTCCATGGCGAAATTAAAGAGCAGGGCCAGGTCCAGCAGGAATTTGGGGTTAGCCAGGTGCATCTCATCCAGGATGAAGACGGGCGTAATCTTTTTATCCCGGAAGAACACCTGGACCGCCTGCTGGATCTGGTGAAAAAGGTCAATCTTGCGGAAAGACGGTTCTTCCCCCAGGCCCCGGGCCAAACCGCGGTAAAAATCCATGACCGTCCCTGTGGCCAGGGGCAAATAAATAACCTTAAAGAGGGCCGGGTTTAAATTAGCACAAAAGACCCGCAAGGCAAAGGTCTTACCGGCTCCCGGTTCCCCCACCAGGACCCCCATG includes:
- a CDS encoding DegT/DnrJ/EryC1/StrS family aminotransferase, with the protein product MQIPLSRPDITEKEINLVNEVLRSPFLALGPKMVEFEEAVANYVGRRYGIAVNSGTSGLHLLIKAYGIGEGDEVITTPFSFIASSNCILYEQARPVFVDIEPETGNIDPNLIEEAITSRTKAILPVDAFGQPARLDVIRDIARRHGLVVIEDACEALGSEYKGVKTGSGSFADGAVFAFYPNKQITTGEGGMIVTDDERVAGLCRSLRNQGRGEGGVWLNHERLGYNYRLDELSAALGLAQMGRIEEIITKRQQVAELYNQRLVQIPGIRLPYIAPEVTRMSWFVYVIRVGMDEAAPAKQAAVRDHVMQRLQAAGIGCRPYFTPIHLQPFYRAFGYKEGDFPVTEAAGRTSIAIPFYNNLTAAEIDYVVETLEKALEEY
- a CDS encoding polysaccharide biosynthesis protein → MNRITRTLALITVDAVAVNAALFLALWLRFDGVIKPVYINGALRLVPLATLFYIASFYSFRLYNRLWQYASINELLAIVTATLVGTMASVSLAYFRMVGGTFPLPRSIFALWTILIIALVGLSRLSWRLFREYRFPMVRNGGRAVLIVGAGDAGAMVAREFRSRSNGYGSEAHPVGFVDDDPNKQGRTLYGLPVLGTRDDIPRLVEDFGIEEIVIAMPSVRGKIIREIVEICHGTGAELRILPGIYDLLDGSVKVDPIREIRIEDILGREPVQVDLAAMAGYLAGEVVLVTGAGGSIGSELCRQVAGFGPGLLILLGHGENSIYEIHQELSRSFPDIELVQAVVDVKDEAAVDQLFRKYKPAVVFHAAAHKHVPLMEMNPAEAIKNNVLGTRVVARAADKHRSKVFVLISTDKAVNPTSIMGASKRVAEMVVQEMARRSKTRFAAVRFGNVLGSRGSVVPLFQRQIAAGGPVTVTHPEMTRYFMTIPEAVQLVIQAGALVRGGEIFVLDMGEPVKILDLARSMIILSGYEPGRDIEIVFTGVRPGEKLYEEILTAGEGVNATSHERIFIARPEEFDVARLERFLWLVSQPSWRADMAGVEELLRLVLPGFRVDKGQELVQLGEVVSFGKEVIRGHAL
- a CDS encoding tetratricopeptide repeat protein yields the protein MAKKLYEDMLFKMITEKSRERLLEFLAALPPETDRNFELYLTKMAQKIPDINGLLTEVLEKPPVTGEEKADLIAFACFFALNIYYRHKRDITKVHDIIEKYRHRFSHHPMFPHVLSLYYRSTGSSKDLKTALDYAQQAAQLMPGNPGVQHSLAEALINLMDEGEIEKSEANLNRAEEAINKAIMLEATYPKFYSTRGRLLALKGMFKEAREAVEQAIDMEDSTAHDYPIRYSGYQDILGKIRQMEFSRQVDKKLAEAEGKINKARQETEEQLKQFRVQNLEFLGLFAAIISFTVGSIQFVSRLTFEQGVILLLIFTGSLLYIYSGLSIVLHGRAYLSRTIIVLALALILFFVSLAFKGVLVK
- a CDS encoding protein phosphatase 2C domain-containing protein; protein product: MKVIRLEAISLAGSDINEDLYGYDAQAFWVMDGATALVTPYTGDAAAEVCWLINKVEGVIRSGIKERNAALPEIMRMAALAVRRELAGNENRQPWEFPSCSIALVRVNKDFLEYFLLGDVTLAFKSGEELRVISDDAIRRLDAKAIKEKLRFQAEGLTSAAARQAILPILRRHRSLMNTPGGYWIFNGSPEAIKNALTGTVNLENSSEFILATDGFSRLVDTFHVYPTWGFLFQDLKKSSLTELAERLRQLEQDDLECLQYPRFSPHDDATALYVELGDEADRRTL
- a CDS encoding radical SAM protein, with the translated sequence MMALPNLLKEIKIEVTHKCPLACIHCSSDSSPSCNREMDLNSCLNIVQEANDMGVKKIVFSGGEPLIWEGLEKVVQKASQHTNKIIVYTSGNIKDSSTKLYTLKLCGVSKVVFSVFGANSYTHEGITRINGSFNATMKAVSAAVNLGYQTEFHFVPLKINYKNLSEIARLARQMGVSRISLLRFVPQGRGYILRKYALNRIQNIELKQMIVNLRKMGFDIRTGSPFNFLLINDQPSCMAAKDRLIVGPDLRIYPCDAFKQIKAEELVGTLHFSTLTRYSLKECWENSPFLKAVRDYLNKGFAEPCCHLAH